From a single Mycolicibacterium moriokaense genomic region:
- a CDS encoding carboxymuconolactone decarboxylase family protein, with protein MTQTPRITPVSPKQASLMTKLLYRMAKRRFGEVPEPFAVAAHHPRLMLANVVHEGMLGSASKKMPKNVLELAVFWTARTVGCSWCVDFGSMLQRLDGLDVDRLKHIDDYTTSPLFTDDERAAINYADAMTKDPHTITDEQVEDLKRRFGDDGVIELTYQIGVENMRARMYSALGITEQGFSSGDACRVPWASETSDDAEGAAAKR; from the coding sequence ATGACGCAAACACCACGCATTACGCCGGTCTCCCCCAAACAAGCCTCGCTGATGACGAAGCTCCTCTACCGGATGGCCAAGCGCAGGTTCGGCGAGGTGCCCGAACCGTTCGCCGTCGCCGCGCATCACCCCCGGCTGATGCTCGCCAACGTGGTCCATGAGGGCATGCTGGGGTCGGCGTCGAAGAAGATGCCGAAGAATGTGCTCGAGTTGGCGGTGTTCTGGACCGCGCGCACGGTCGGATGCTCCTGGTGCGTCGACTTCGGGTCGATGCTGCAGCGTCTCGACGGCCTCGACGTCGACCGGCTCAAGCACATCGACGACTACACCACGTCACCGCTCTTCACCGACGACGAACGCGCAGCCATCAACTACGCCGATGCCATGACCAAGGATCCGCACACCATCACCGACGAACAGGTTGAGGACCTCAAGCGCCGCTTCGGCGACGACGGGGTGATCGAGCTGACGTACCAGATCGGCGTGGAGAACATGCGGGCGCGGATGTACTCGGCGTTGGGCATCACCGAACAGGGCTTCAGCTCCGGCGACGCGTGCCGGGTGCCGTGGGCTTCAGAGACCTCGGACGACGCTGAGGGCGCAGCGGCGAAGCGGTGA
- a CDS encoding sigma-70 family RNA polymerase sigma factor, with product MPRSPGSTRVDEFEVLRPHLLSVAYRLTGTVVDAEDVVQDAWLRWDRANTDEVTDLRAWLTTVVSRLALDRLRSASHRRETYYGEWLPEPVVTPLDGDDPLAAVVAGEDARFAAMVVLEKLNPDQRVAFVLHDGFAVPFSEIAPVLGVSEAAARQLASRARRAVAAAPPAVSDEMHNEVAGALMLALAAGDMEAVVRLLHPEVTFTGDSNRKAPTAARVIRGPDKVARFLFGLAARYGPGFLSSSQLAKINGQLGSYLVGSPANDGYPEVMPRVTAMTVRDGKVCAIWDIANPDKFTASPLRPQRRPRSLKPTAPGTRRRS from the coding sequence ATGCCCCGGTCCCCGGGAAGTACGCGCGTTGACGAGTTCGAGGTGTTGCGGCCGCACCTGCTCTCGGTTGCCTACCGGCTGACGGGAACTGTCGTCGACGCGGAGGACGTCGTCCAGGACGCCTGGTTGCGGTGGGATCGCGCGAACACCGATGAGGTCACCGATCTGCGCGCCTGGCTGACGACGGTGGTCAGCAGGCTGGCGCTTGACCGGCTGCGCTCCGCGTCGCATCGCCGCGAAACGTATTACGGCGAGTGGCTGCCGGAACCGGTCGTGACACCGCTTGACGGCGACGACCCGCTGGCGGCGGTGGTCGCGGGGGAGGACGCGCGCTTCGCCGCGATGGTGGTGCTGGAGAAGCTGAACCCCGACCAGCGGGTGGCGTTCGTGCTGCACGACGGTTTCGCCGTGCCGTTCAGTGAGATCGCGCCAGTGCTGGGGGTCAGCGAGGCCGCCGCGCGTCAGCTGGCGTCGCGAGCTCGACGGGCGGTGGCGGCGGCGCCGCCGGCGGTGAGTGACGAGATGCACAACGAGGTGGCCGGCGCGCTGATGCTCGCCCTCGCCGCCGGCGACATGGAAGCCGTTGTGCGACTTCTGCATCCGGAGGTGACGTTCACCGGTGACTCGAACCGCAAGGCGCCGACCGCCGCGCGGGTCATCCGAGGCCCGGACAAGGTGGCGCGGTTCCTGTTCGGGCTGGCTGCTCGCTACGGGCCGGGTTTCCTGTCGTCGAGTCAGCTGGCGAAAATCAACGGCCAGCTGGGCAGCTACCTCGTCGGCTCACCGGCGAACGACGGTTATCCCGAGGTGATGCCGCGTGTCACCGCGATGACGGTGCGTGACGGAAAGGTCTGCGCGATCTGGGATATCGCGAACCCCGACAAGTTCACCGCTTCGCCGCTGCGCCCTCAGCGTCGTCCGAGGTCTCTGAAGCCCACGGCACCCGGCACGCGTCGCCGGAGCTGA
- a CDS encoding APC family permease: MAIKEPDAPVVGDKGLQAGALGLVGNIVIGLAAVAPAYSLAATLGYVVLAVGEKAPSMFVLAFIPMLLVAFAYKELSQDTPDCGTTFTWGTKAFGPWIGWIGGWGLAVSAIIVLANVAEIAAIYLFRFLGLDDLADNVLAKVFLGAFFIIAMTLISARGIVVSERFQNVLIAIQFGVLIVVSIIALVRVFSDTAGAQAIMPQWSWLWPSGLDVSSIVQAIILCIFIYWGWDACLAVGEETKDPGRTPGIAAVITTLILVCTYVLVAYAVQSFSGFGYVGIGLNNPMNTDDVLTVLGKPVAGTIAASLLLLTVSISALSSTQTTILPTARGTLSMAVYEAIPKRFARVHPRYMTPAFGTIVMGLAALFFYLLLTFLSENALADSVASLGLAVAFYYGITAFSCVWYFRRTLFSSARNLFFRGVFPLLGGLAMTFAFGISAKDMIAPDYGYTAFGPIGGVFVLGVGMLVLGIPLMLACFAFGTKRFFRGETLTAETEVKVLDVY, translated from the coding sequence ATGGCAATCAAGGAACCCGACGCCCCGGTCGTCGGTGACAAGGGCCTGCAGGCGGGTGCCCTCGGTCTCGTTGGCAACATCGTCATCGGCCTCGCTGCCGTGGCCCCTGCGTACAGCCTGGCCGCCACGCTCGGCTACGTCGTGCTCGCCGTCGGCGAGAAGGCGCCCTCGATGTTCGTCCTCGCGTTCATCCCGATGCTGCTGGTCGCATTCGCCTATAAGGAGTTGTCGCAGGACACCCCGGACTGTGGCACCACATTCACCTGGGGCACCAAGGCATTCGGGCCGTGGATCGGCTGGATCGGCGGCTGGGGCCTGGCCGTGTCCGCGATCATCGTGCTGGCCAACGTGGCCGAGATCGCGGCGATCTATCTGTTCAGGTTCCTCGGCCTCGACGACCTCGCCGACAACGTCCTCGCCAAGGTGTTCCTCGGCGCTTTCTTCATCATCGCGATGACACTGATCAGCGCCCGCGGCATCGTGGTTTCCGAGCGGTTTCAGAACGTGTTGATCGCCATCCAGTTCGGCGTGCTGATCGTCGTCAGCATCATCGCGCTGGTGCGGGTGTTCTCCGACACCGCGGGCGCGCAAGCGATCATGCCGCAGTGGTCGTGGCTGTGGCCCAGCGGTCTCGACGTGTCCTCGATCGTGCAGGCGATCATCCTGTGCATCTTCATCTACTGGGGCTGGGACGCCTGCCTGGCGGTCGGCGAGGAGACCAAGGACCCCGGCCGTACTCCGGGCATCGCCGCCGTGATCACCACGCTGATCCTGGTGTGTACCTATGTGCTCGTCGCGTATGCGGTGCAGTCGTTCTCCGGCTTCGGCTATGTGGGCATCGGCTTGAACAATCCGATGAACACCGACGACGTGCTGACCGTGCTGGGCAAGCCGGTCGCAGGCACCATCGCTGCGTCGCTGCTGTTGCTCACCGTCTCGATCTCGGCGCTGTCGTCCACCCAGACGACGATCCTGCCGACCGCACGCGGCACGCTGTCGATGGCTGTGTACGAGGCGATTCCGAAGCGCTTCGCCCGCGTGCATCCGCGTTACATGACCCCGGCTTTCGGCACCATCGTGATGGGGTTGGCGGCGCTGTTCTTCTACTTGCTGCTGACGTTCCTGTCGGAGAATGCGCTCGCCGACTCGGTGGCATCGCTGGGGCTCGCGGTCGCGTTCTACTACGGCATCACCGCGTTCTCGTGCGTCTGGTACTTCCGGAGGACGTTGTTCTCGTCAGCCCGAAACCTGTTCTTCCGAGGCGTTTTCCCGCTGCTGGGTGGACTGGCGATGACGTTCGCGTTCGGGATCAGCGCGAAGGACATGATCGCCCCGGATTACGGGTACACCGCGTTCGGACCGATCGGCGGGGTGTTCGTACTCGGCGTCGGCATGCTCGTACTTGGTATACCGCTGATGCTGGCGTGCTTCGCATTCGGCACGAAGCGGTTCTTCCGCGGCGAGACGCTCACTGCCGAAACCGAAGTCAAGGTGCTCGACGTCTACTGA
- a CDS encoding universal stress protein, with protein sequence MHLTVGYLATSTGDDGVALASALAKTFDADVDVVLVVRQELPDGHPGRAEYQQLLVERGEEWISRAIDRLTANGVSASSTVLVGESFAQSLIDFAQAKNSDLIVVGGARDGFFGGHTIGPVTGALLHSSPIPVALAPRGYADDPDEFFSAVTAAVPTRPGDDNPLPFAITLASAGNLAIRMLSLVSAENLAEADSAREVRQLQVQAAEENLQVAARALPDAPDIESLVAGGMTLESALKKLRWNDGDLLVVGSSRFAAPRRIFLGSTAARILAGVDLPVIVVPKAD encoded by the coding sequence ATGCATTTGACAGTCGGATACCTCGCCACCAGCACCGGTGACGACGGCGTCGCTCTGGCCAGCGCCCTCGCCAAGACCTTCGATGCGGACGTCGACGTCGTACTGGTTGTGCGACAAGAACTTCCGGATGGCCACCCGGGGCGCGCCGAGTATCAGCAGCTGCTCGTCGAACGCGGCGAGGAATGGATCTCCCGGGCTATCGACCGGCTCACGGCCAACGGGGTCAGCGCATCGTCGACCGTACTCGTCGGCGAGTCGTTCGCACAGTCACTCATCGACTTCGCGCAGGCGAAGAATTCGGACCTCATCGTGGTCGGTGGCGCGCGCGACGGTTTCTTCGGCGGCCATACCATCGGACCGGTTACCGGTGCGCTGCTGCACTCTTCGCCGATTCCGGTCGCGCTGGCGCCGCGCGGGTACGCCGACGACCCCGACGAGTTCTTCTCCGCAGTGACCGCCGCGGTGCCGACCCGGCCCGGAGACGACAACCCACTGCCGTTCGCGATCACCCTCGCCAGCGCAGGCAACCTCGCCATCCGGATGCTGTCTCTGGTGTCCGCCGAAAATCTCGCAGAAGCCGACAGCGCGCGCGAAGTACGCCAGCTCCAGGTGCAGGCCGCCGAGGAGAATCTGCAGGTCGCCGCACGGGCGCTGCCGGACGCACCCGACATCGAATCGCTTGTCGCAGGCGGCATGACGCTGGAGTCGGCGCTGAAGAAGCTGCGGTGGAACGACGGCGACCTGCTCGTCGTGGGGTCCAGCAGATTCGCCGCACCACGACGAATCTTCTTGGGTTCCACCGCCGCCCGCATCCTGGCGGGTGTCGACCTCCCGGTGATCGTGGTCCCGAAAGCCGACTAA